In the genome of Vanacampus margaritifer isolate UIUO_Vmar chromosome 1, RoL_Vmar_1.0, whole genome shotgun sequence, one region contains:
- the jade1 gene encoding protein Jade-1, producing the protein MWNAGQAELRARTAPHHQEKRRLASSRRAPVTLELLRRAAMKRSRHPSSSEDSDNASNSTCWSQHSSQARRGSRQKPSEVFRTDLITAMKLHDSHQLNPEDYYVLADPWRQEWEKGVQVPVSPQSIPQPAARALADKCKEVMFVRPKKLIRTSAAQALGYVDIQTLAEGMCRYDLNQEDVTWLQVANEEFAKLALPPLDEFAMERTLEEFERRCHDNMTHATETQEGLGIEYDEDVVCDVCQSPDGEDNNEMVFCDKCNICVHQACYGIQKVPKGSWLCRICALGILPKCQLCPKKGGAMKPTRSGTKWVHVSCALWIPEVSIGNPEKMEPITNVSHIPSNRWALNCCLCKEKTGACIQCSAKNCRIAFHVTCGLHAGLEMTTVLTQDDEVKFKSYCPKHSGLEGGDLRERDSDGEGEKEEGVGSKKGKRRGRVRGEEDEDSAPGLIEPSSSSSSSSSPSSLCLVRQRDPQDKRVNLRKMKLQEMEEVFYQFVDTSEVSRHLKMAPETVDFLFQYWKLKRKANFNQPLLTPKKDEEDSLARREQEVLLRRLQLFTHLRQDLERVRNLTYMVTRREKMKRSLWRVQEQIFQHQVQLIDQELLSGNPSETNLQRLFAVDPLNSHGCHARTPWGHSGHKTKRRSKQDKGKLRERKGLGDSLPVSKEDNRTLEAKEADPDPRTPDPLNDDLALRQVKSPKPEVVCQESVGVKLHRKTVRRENPAPERRKEKQAEPEDRKRKRWADVSETSAGSQKVRFSSKHLDKTVSIRLVDIRSSDGQEMRSSANLDVAEHSKLDDSSPDVPRMSTGSLKGWGKFRIPKRSEKAEPEQRKQLLRPLTNTPAPGPQHPRTRLRTGAENEDGGPEVLEPCLKRCHSHRLRGDASLSRRYGSDIIRRGVLAS; encoded by the exons atgtggaatGCGGGTCAAGCGGAACTCCGAGCCCGAACTGCACCTCACCACCAAGAAAAACGGCGGCTTGCATCGTCCCGACGCGCACC CGTGACGCTGGAGCTCCTCAGACGCGCCGCCATGAAGCGAAGTCGACACCCCAGCAGCAGCGAGGACTCCGACAATGCCA GCAATTCCACCTGCTGGTCCCAGCATTCGTCTCAGGCCAGAAGAGGAAGCCGACAAAAACCTTCTGAG GTTTTCAGGACGGACCTGATCACCGCCATGAAGTTGCACGACTCGCACCAGCTCAACCCGGAGGACTACTACGTCTTGGCCGACCCGTGGCGGCAGGAGTGGGAGAAGGGCGTCCAGGTGCCGGTCAGCCCGCAGTCCATCCCGCAGCCGGCGGCGCGGGCGCTGGCCGACAAGTGCAAGGAGGTGATGTTCGTCAGGCCCAAGAAGCTCATTCGCACCTCGGCCGCTCAGGCGCTGGGCTACGTGGACATCCAAACCCTGGCCGAGGGCATGTGTCGCTACGACCTCAACCAGGAAGACGTTACCTGGCTGCAGGTTGCCAATGAGGAGTTTGCCAAGTTGG CCCTCCCGCCGCTGGACGAGTTTGCCATGGAGCGCACCTTGGAGGAGTTTGAGCGCCGCTGCCACGACAACATGACGCACGCCACCGAGACGCAAGAGGGCCTGGGCATCGAGTACGACGAGGACGTGGTGTGCGACGTGTGCCAGTCGCCCGACGGCGAGGACAACAACGAGATGGTGTTCTGCGACAAGTGCAACATCTGCGTCCATCAG GCGTGTTACGGCATCCAGAAGGTCCCCAAGGGCAGCTGGCTGTGTCGGATCTGCGCCCTCGGCATCCTGCCCAAGTGCCAGCTGTGCCCAAAGAAGGGCGGCGCCATGAAGCCCACCCGCAGTGGGACCAAGTGGGTCCACGTCAGCTGTGCCTTGTGGATCCCAGAG GTGAGCATCGGGAACCCGGAGAAGATGGAGCCCATCACCAACGTGTCGCACATTCCCAGCAACAGGTGGGCGCTCAACTGCTGCCTGTGTAAAGAGAAGACGGGAGCCTGCATCCAG TGCTCTGCCAAAAACTGCCGCATTGCCTTCCACGTGACGTGCGGCCTCCACGCCGGTCTGGAGATGACCACCGTCCTCACCCAGGACGACGAGGTCAAGTTCAAGTCCTACTGCCCCAAGCATTCGGGCCTGGAGGGCGGCGACCTCAGGGAGCGAGACTCTGACGGCGAAGGCGAGAAAGAGGAGGGCGTGGGGAGCAAGAAGGGCAAACGGCGGGGGAGGGTCAGAggggaggaggacgaggactcCGCCCCGGGCCTCATCgaaccctcctcctcctcctcctcctcttcctcgccgTCGTCTTTGTGCCTCGTCCGCCAGCGTGACCCGCAGGACAAGCGCGTCAACCTGCGCAAGATGAAGCTGCAGGAGATGGAGGAGGTCTTCTACCAGTTTGTGGACACCTCGGAGGTGAGCCGCCACCTCAAGATGGCGCCCGAGACGGTGGACTTCCTGTTCCAGTACTGGAAGCTGAAGCGCAAAGCCAACTTCAACCAGCCGCTGCTCACCCCCAAGAAGGACGAGGAGGACAGCCTGGCCCGGCGCGAGCAGGAGGTGCTGCTGAGACGCCTGCAGCTCTTCACGCACCTCCGCCAAGACCTGGAGAGG GTCCGCAACCTGACCTACATGGTGACCCGGCGGGAGAAGATGAAGCGTTCGTTGTGGCGAGTTCAGGAGCAGATCTTCCAGCACCAAGTCCAGCTCATAGACCAGGAGCTGCTCAGCG GGAATCCGTCCGAGACGAACCTCCAGCGACTTTTCGCCGTGGACCCCCTGAACTCTCACGGGTGCCACGCTCGGACCCCGTGGGGCCACTCGGGACACAAGACCAAACGGCGGTCCAAGCAAGACAAGGGCAAGTTGCGTGAAAGGAAAGGACTCGGTGACTCCCTGCCGGTTTCCAAGGAGGACAACAGAACACTTGAGGCCAAAGAGGCGGATCCCGACCCCCGGACCCCGGACCCCCTGAATGACGACCTCGCGCTTCGGCAAGTAAAGTCCCCGAAGCCGGAGGTCGTCTGTCAGGAAAGCGTCGGCGTGAAACTGCACAGGAAAACCGTCCGCAGGGAGAACCCGGCGCCCGAACGGCGGAAAGAAAAGCAAGCGGAGCCCGAGGACCGCAAGAGGAAGCGCTGGGCTGACGTCTCGGAGACCTCGGCCGGGTCCCAGAAAGTCCGCTTCAGTTCCAAACATTTGGACAAAACCGTCTCCATCCGGCTGGTGGACATCAGATCTTCGGACGGCCAAGAAATGAGAAGCTCGGCAAATCTGGACGTTGCCGAGCACAGTAAGCTGGACGACTCCTCGCCGGACGTCCCCCGGATGTCCACCGGGTCCCTGAAAGGCTGGGGCAAGTTCCGAATCCCCAAGCGCAGCGAGAAGGCCGAGCCGGAGCAGCGCAAGCAGCTGCTACGGCCGCTCACCAACACGCCGGCGCCGGGGCCCCAGCACCCCAGGACCAGACTGCGCACGGGGGCCGAGAACGAGGACGGGGGGCCGGAGGTGCTGGAGCCCTGCTTGAAGCGCTGCCACTCGCACCGGCTGCGGGGCGACGCCTCCCTCAGCCGCCGCTACGGCTCCGACATCATCCGGCGCGGCGTCCTTGCGTCCTGA
- the asmt2 gene encoding acetylserotonin O-methyltransferase 2, with protein sequence MAEHVSQSELDYPFKLLEYFNGFKVSKVIFSACELGIFDLLMTSPCALSAQQVAQTLHASVDGTERLLDALVGIEILHVEMQPEDGTALYSSTDVASVYLAKGGAKSLHGKALYQSQNTYPLWNNLVDAVREGKNQNQKTFGIPPEEVFQAIYRSEEEMLKFMCLMNSSWVLDGHDVATAFSLAGFRNMVDLGGCTGALARELAKAYPSSSVTVFDMPAVVEMATKHFLQENDTFTFQSGDFFHGELPAADLYVLARIIHDWSEDKCLTLLKRICDVCEPGGGVLLVEATLLESRRGPVQTQLSSLNMLVQAEGRERPPSEYTRFLQQSGFRDVQLCRTGKSYDAILARR encoded by the exons ATGGCCGAGCATGTTTCGCAGAGTGAGCTGGACTATCCGTTTAAACTACTCGAATACTTTAACGGCTTCAAGGTGTCCAAG GTGATCTTCTCTGCTTGCGAGCTGGGCATCTTTGACCTCCTGATGACGTCGCCATGTGCACTGAGCGCCCAGCAGGTAGCGCAGACCCTGCACGCCAGCGTGGACGGAACAGAGCGACTGCTGGATGCCCTGGTGGGCATTGAGATACTCCACGTTGAGATGCAACCGGAGGACGGGACAG CTCTGTACAGCAGCACCGACGTGGCCAGCGTGTACTTGGCCAAAGGTGGCGCCAAGTCACTACATGGCAAAGCGCTCTACCAGTCGCAGAACACCTACCCACTTTGGAACAACCTGGTGGATGCTGTCAG GGAAGGCAAGAATCAGAACCAGAAGACCTTCGGCATCCCGCCCGAGGAGGTTTTCCAAGCCATCTACAG gtCTGAGGAGGAGATGCTGAAGTTCATGTGTCTGATGAACTCCTCCTGGGTGCTGGACGGACACGACGTGGCGACGGCGTTCAGCCTCGCCGGCTTCCGGAACATGGTCGACCTCGGAG GATGCACGGGCGCGCTGGCCCGCGAGTTGGCAAAGGCGTACCCCTCGTCCTCCGTCACCGTGTTTGACATGCCGGCAGTCGTGGAAATGGCCACCAAGCACTTCCTGCAGGAGAACGACACCTTCACATTCCAGAGCG GAGATTTTTTTCACGGTGAACTTCCTGCTGCGGACTTATACGTCCTGGCTCGCATCATCCATGACTGGTCGGAGGACAAATGTCTGACGCTTCTCAAGAGGATCTGCGACGTCTGCGAACCAG GCGGCGGCGTGCTGCTTGTGGAGGCCACGCTGCTGGAGAGCCGACGGGGCCCCGTCCAGACGCAGCTCTCCTCGCTCAACATGCTGGTGCAGGCGGAAGGCCGCGAGCGTCCGCCTTCCGAGTATACCAGGTTTCTCCAACAGAGCGGCTTCCGTGACGTGCAGCTGTGCCGCACGGGGAAATCCTACGACGCCATCTTGGCTCGCAGATAA
- the LOC144050593 gene encoding tumor necrosis factor alpha-induced protein 2-like has protein sequence MRSDSTEKRGGFKWSTLSSWSDSDRKAAVENKPAGKVATGGYKLKLKLPKWGGNAAQVRRNSAAATDGQSEPQDVHNEIAPPAPPAPPAPLTFQEHLSARHLSEAGRLLLDREECLFGDEARPEGRRQEDVDALAADRQALEEAVLRTLRSSLDQVDAETLKSAVMFMQQEEERDRVWERRGGMPPPWRLRDWTRVHDDTLQSLVEERMDAPRAVPSGQPSIQADVHGMGRQLRRDLLLVTERVKPCYPSHLRICQLYAAWYHNCIGARLRRLADFGLDDQDCSFLLRWVNDYYPQLLQELRLATDIDIQVLQKLLPEYLLSPLEEQYLSHQQRELSTYVGRILDEAQEAWTKGEEPPREDECFVSPMAYDIIQVVNGLMNATEKVVGDLQKAHNLTCQLQDLLHRFRTFQADVIKRNKANSPSFVKANLGCVAQFRDFLTTHSRLFPVDVRESCLSVLSDMKQSAHEYLLIPVHKNIKPHYRKLFSQEWLKKSTLKRLRSGLEDEMLQLRGPRKSCHQELIGQLHQEVSVEYVRRLLKGEMRLKDKRQQQQAADNVDDDARALHDFFKGHGSREAWLQEALSMTAEVLKLQDLPAIQFQVASLASAFPDLSEKHVLCLLKMKSNLTKEDKNNVKAVLAEIPEDSGQSRPFFSFVLVK, from the exons ATGAGATCGG ACTCGACGGAGAAACGTGGCGGCTTCAAGTGGTCAACGTTGTCATCCTGGTCTGATTCCGACCGGAAGGCGGCCGTGGAGAACAAGCCCGCTGGGAAGGTGGCGACGGGGGGCTACAAGCTAAAACTAAAGTTGCCCAAGTGGGGAGGCAACGCCGCTCAAGTCAGGCGGAACAGCGCCGCCGCAACGGATGGACAGTCGGAGCCCCAAGACGTTCACAATGAGATCG CCCCACCAGCGCCGCCGGCACCACCAGCGCCGCTGACCTTCCAGGAACACCTTTCGGCGCGCCACCTGAGCGAGGCGGGCCGGCTGCTGCTGGACCGAGAGGAATGTCTCTTTGGCGATGAGGCGCGCCCAGAGGGACGGCGCCAGGAGGACGTGGACGCCCTGGCGGCCGACCGCCAAGCCTTGGAGGAGGCGGTGCTGAGGACGCTCAGGAGCTCCCTGGACCAGGTGGACGCCGAGACGCTCAAGTCGGCCGTGATGTTCatgcagcaggaggaggagcgCGATCGCGTGTGGGAGCGGCGCGGGGGCATGCCGCCGCCCTGGAGGCTCAG GGACTGGACGCGGGTGCATGACGACACGCTGCAAAGTCTGGTGGAGGAGCGCATGGACGCCCCGCGGGCGGTCCCGAGCGGGCAGCCGTCCATCCAGGCCGACGTGCACGGCATGGGCCGGCAGCTGAGGCGCGACCTCCTGCTGGTGACGGAGCGCGTCAAGCCGTGCTACCCGAGCCACCTGCGGATCTGCCAGCTGTACGCCGCCTGGTACCACAACTGCATCGGCGCCAGGCTCAGGAGGCTGGCCGACTTCGGGCTGGACGACCAGGACTGCAGCTTCCTCCTGCGCTGGGTCAACGACTACTACCCGCA ATTGCTTCAAGAACTTCGGCTGGCCACAGACATTGACATCCAAGTCCTTCAAAAGCTCCTACCTGAATATCTTCTCTCTCCGCTGGAGGAACAATACTTGAGCCATCAACAG CGGGAGCTGAGCACGTACGTGGGACGCATCCTGGACGAGGCCCAGGAGGCCTGGACCAAAGGGGAGGAGCCGCCCAGGGAGGACGAATGCTTCGTCAGTCCCATGGCCTATGACATCATTCAG GTGGTAAATGGCCTCATGAATGCAACAGAGAAGGTGGTCGGCGACCTGCAGAAGGCTCACAATTTGACGTGCCAGTTGCAAGACTTGCTGCACAG GTTCAGGACTTTCCAGGCCGACGTCATCAAGCGTAATAAAGCAAACAGCCCGTCCTTCGTCAAAGCCAACCTCGGCTGTGTGGCGCAATTCCG ggACTTCCTGACGACGCATAGCCGTCTGTTCCCGGTGGACGTTCGGGAAAGCTGCCTGAGCGTTCTGAGCGACATGAAACAAAGCGCACACGAGTACCTGCTCATCCCCGTGCACAAGAACATCAAG CCGCACTACCGTAAGCTCTTCAGCCAAGAGTGGTTGAAGAAGTCGACGCTCAAGCGGCTGCGGTCCGGCCTGGAGGACGAAATGCTTCAGCTTCGGGGGCCACGCAAGTCCTGCCACCAG GAGCTGATTGGTCAGCTGCACCAGGAAGTGTCTGTGGAATACGTTCGCCGGCTCCTGAAGGGAGAAATGCGGCTGAAGGACAAACGGCAGCAGCAACAGGCCGCCGACAACGTGGACGACGACGCGCGCGCTCTGCACGACTTCTTCAAAGGACAC GGTTCCAGGGAGGCGTGGCTTCAGGAGGCTCTGAGCATGACGGCCGAAGTCCTCAAGCTCCAGGATCTCCCTGCCATCCAATTCCAGGTGGCCTCGCTGGCGAGCGCTTTCCCCGACCTCag TGAGAAGCATGTTCTGTGTTTGCTCAAAATGAAGAGCAACCTCACAAAGGAGGACAAGAACAACGTGAAGGCCGTCCTGGCAGAGATTCCCGAGGACTCCGGCCAATCGCGGCCTTTTTTCTCCTTTGTGCTGGTCAAATAG
- the exoc3l4 gene encoding exocyst complex component 3-like protein 4, which produces MDPSTPTPRHDGEDASKKTLGVLETFRNSIRLAAEKSPLTPGPRGSKNQSPSTPVRTPHSPGVTSPLRSVAALFQTKDDDDDDQSHKGRPVMRSRTEPNMARLDSLLKKGASIRRSLRFKKDKRQDAFLAVQEEGVAKEDGGEEEEDEKEEEEEEEEACEEMEETYTLPELPHVPLSVMQISKLIEMEVLEEAHVHLLALRAEFQRERLHLDQEDSPVELAKKEKDLNLLYADLRRKIASIVRTAVSLPARNKGLLVHVARIVQEEDKRAQEPGGLQGSWMDAWREAVDRGARDKVEGVHLEPTNHSNASWLAVHLGLLGKALVEDLEKVKRDLRWSYPPSFGVFATYVRGYHAAVTRHLHTLEGRAVQLKELYALLDWTVHRYRSEKILGSPALQPDVSLLDADLRLDDHFLLRLRRKFCSTVKEDMRATLDRLVELENEEMWSARKTPDTDDDHLLTSVFHMDICTKVRGNVVNAGHVDAELEADVLASCLGELKDFPKRFHAEFGRRCSSLRADDPLWSRYRVAYINCFHDLQRRLEDSYLRASPRGVEAVGEEVTWLLLALRESLQQQFKDHVKPHLRRMMTRKWLTNDGDFNQLHARAQILAQDCEAMRPPHRQEVASAAHYHVLSEYVGQLMKSNYSCKNRKHRKAAGKMRAQCDELADVFHRMGSREDWLDPVGDHLSDIVGQKNKDHIKDHLQPLLDQYPDFSWRHLTAVLAFRGVFRGREHQRILHRLNQLKESTVAAATSQQRHHDDDRRLFRDMEAAVRTDCLSDVSFFCFTFVFPGE; this is translated from the exons ATGGACCCCAGCACACCAACCCCGCGCCATGACGGCGAGGACGCCTCCAAAAAGACTTTGGGGGTGCTGGAGACGTTCCGGAATAGTATCCGACTGGCGGCCGAGAAAAGTCCGCTCACGCCGGGTCCCAGGGGGTCCAAGAACCAGTCGCCATCCACGCCCGTCAGAACGCCGCATTCTCCTG GCGTCACGTCGCCGCTGAGGAGCGTGGCGGCGCTCTTCCAGACcaaagacgacgacgacgacgaccaATCGCACAAAGGCAGACCGGTGATGCGTTCGAGGACAG AACCCAACATGGCTCGACTGGATTCTCTGCTGAAGAAGGGCGCGTCCATTCGTCGCAGCCTAAGATTCAAGAAGGACAAGCGACAGGACGCCTTCCTCGCCGTCCAGGAGGAGGGCGTGGCCAAGGAGGACGGcggtgaggaagaggaagatgagaaggaggaggaggaggaggaggaggaagcatGTGAGGAGATGGAGGAGACGTACACGCTGCCCGAATTGCCGCACGTTCCGCTCTCAG TGATGCAGATCAGCAAACTGATCGAGATGGAGGTGCTGGAGGAGGCGCACGTGCACCTGCTGGCTCTGCGGGCGGAGTTCCAGCGGGAGCGTCTCCACCTGGACCAGGAGGACTCTCCCGTGGAGCTGGCCAAGAAGGAGAAAGACCTGAACCTGCTCTACGCCGACCTGCGGCGGAAGATCGCCTCCATCGTGCGCACCGCCGTCTCCTTACCCGCCAGGAACAAAGGACTCCTGGTCCACGTGGCTCGCATCGTCCAGGAGGAGGACAAGCGGGCCCAGGAACCCGGCGGTCTTCAGGGGAGCTGGATGGACGCCTGGAGGGAGGCGGTGGACCGAGGCGCACGGGACAAGGTGGAGGGCGTCCACCTGGAGCCGACTAACCACAG CAACGCCTCGTGGCTGGCGGTGCACCTGGGCCTTCTGGGCAAGGCGCTGGTGGAGGATCTGGAGAAGGTGAAGCGGGACCTGCGCTGGTCGTACCCGCCCAGCTTCGGGGTGTTTGCCACCTACGTGCGCGGCTACCACGCCGCCGTCACGCGCCACCTGCACACGCTGGAGGGCCGCGCCGTGCAGCTCAAGGAACTCTACGCCCTGCTGGACTGGACGGTGCATCGCTACCGCAG CGAGAAGATCCTGGGAAGTCCCGCCCTCCAGCCCGACGTGAGCCTCCTCGACGCCGACCTGCGCCTGGACGACCACTTCCTGCTCAGGCTCAGGCGCAAGTTCTGCAGCACTGTCAAG GAGGACATGAGAGCGACTCTGGACCGCCTGGTGGAGCTGGAGAACGAAGAGATGTGGAGCGCGAGGAAAACTCCCGACACGGACGACGACCACTTGCTCACCTCCGTCTTCCACATGGACATCTGCACG AAAGTGAGAGGAAACGTTGTGAACGCCGGCCACGTGGACGCCGAGCTGGAAGCAGACGTGCTGGCTTCCTGCCTGGGAGAGCTGAAGGATTTCCCCAAGAG GTTCCACGCCGAGTTTGGTCGCCGCTGCTCGTCCCTGCGAGCCGACGATCCGCTGTGGAGCCGATACCGAGTCGCCTACATCAACTGCTTCCATGACTTACA gcgCCGCCTGGAGGACTCGTACCTGCGCGCCAGCCCGCGGGGGGTGGAGGCCGTGGGCGAGGAGGTGACGTGGCTCCTGCTCGCCCTCCGGGAAAGTCTCCAGCAGCAGTTCAAGGATCACGTCAAG CCGCACCTGCGTCGGATGATGACCAGGAAGTGGCTGACAAACGACGGCGACTTCAACCAGCTGCACGCTCGCGCCCAGATCCTGGCGCAGGACTGCGAGGCCATGCGGCCGCCGCACCGCCAG GAAGTGGCGAGCGCGGCGCACTACCACGTGCTGAGCGAGTACGTGGGCCAGCTGATGAAGAGCAACTACTCGTGCAAGAACCGCAAGCACCGCAAGGCGGCCGGCAAGATGCGAGCGCAGTGCGACGAGCTCGCCGACGTCTTCCATCGCATG GGGTCGCGGGAGGACTGGCTGGACCCCGTCGGAGATCACCTGAGCGACATCGTGGGCCAGAAGAACAAAGACCACATCAAAGACCACCTGCAGCCGCTACTGGATCAATACCCGGACTTCAG CTGGAGACACCTGACGGCCGTGCTGGCGTTCCGCGGCGTCTTCCGCGGTCGCGAGCATCAGCGCATCCTGCACAGGCTCAACCAGCTGAAGGAGAGCACCGTCGCCGCGGCGACGAGCCAGCAGCGTCACCACGACGACGACCGCCGGCTCTTCCGCGACATGGAGGCGGCCGTTCGCACCGACTGCCTGTCCGACGtctccttcttctgcttcaCCTTCGTCTTTCCCGGCGAATAG